A section of the Flavobacterium ardleyense genome encodes:
- a CDS encoding Ppx/GppA phosphatase family protein, with translation MITIKKFAAIDIGSNAMRLLVSNIIEERGKEPQFNKSSLVRVPIRLGQDAFTVGEISEENIERMIDAMKAYKLLMKVHRVERYMACATSAMREAFNGKEVAEIIRAEAEININIIEGKTEASIIAATDLHEIIKSEETYLYVDVGGGSTEFSLFSNKRIVASKSFKVGTVRLLNEMIHDYVWQEIEKWIRTATEHYEKVIMIGTGGNINKLFKMSGKLQQKPLSYIYLNNQYSMLNNMSYEQRISDLALNPDRADVIIPALRVYLNAMKWSGASSIYVPKIGLSDGIIKAMYYDKIDYTIL, from the coding sequence ATGATTACTATTAAAAAGTTTGCCGCAATAGATATTGGCTCCAATGCAATGAGGCTTTTGGTGAGTAATATCATCGAGGAAAGGGGTAAGGAGCCGCAGTTTAATAAAAGCTCCCTTGTTCGTGTTCCAATTCGATTGGGTCAAGATGCCTTTACGGTTGGCGAAATTAGCGAGGAAAATATCGAACGGATGATCGATGCTATGAAAGCGTACAAACTGCTGATGAAAGTGCATCGAGTGGAACGGTATATGGCGTGCGCAACATCGGCAATGCGTGAAGCTTTTAATGGTAAGGAAGTGGCCGAAATTATTAGAGCTGAGGCTGAGATTAATATTAATATAATTGAAGGAAAAACTGAAGCTTCCATCATTGCTGCTACCGATTTGCATGAAATTATCAAGTCAGAAGAAACCTATTTATACGTTGATGTGGGCGGGGGAAGCACAGAATTTTCACTCTTTTCAAACAAAAGGATTGTGGCTTCCAAATCATTTAAAGTAGGAACTGTCCGACTGCTGAATGAGATGATTCACGATTATGTTTGGCAAGAAATTGAGAAGTGGATTCGCACTGCAACCGAGCATTATGAAAAAGTGATCATGATTGGAACCGGTGGAAACATTAACAAATTGTTTAAAATGTCAGGAAAATTGCAACAAAAACCGCTTTCCTATATTTACTTGAACAATCAATATTCAATGCTTAATAATATGTCTTATGAGCAGAGAATTTCAGATTTAGCACTCAATCCAGATCGAGCTGATGTCATTATTCCCGCATTAAGAGTTTATCTAAATGCCATGAAATGGAGTGGTGCTTCTAGTATATATGTCCCAAAGATTGGACTGTCTGATGGAATAATTAAAGCGATGTATTACGACAAAATAGATTACACAATACTCTAA
- a CDS encoding DNA polymerase III yields MKFHWAKYAQRLSDEGFKIMEALLLINDPQVDGTTITYELPNQGSKIDFDAEKGKLVSYLRGHLQNHKITIDVIVNEQMAVRKAYTDQDRYNRLHEINPDIELLKNTFGLYF; encoded by the coding sequence GTGAAATTTCACTGGGCCAAGTACGCACAGCGGTTAAGCGATGAAGGTTTCAAAATTATGGAGGCGTTATTGCTAATTAATGATCCGCAAGTTGATGGTACTACTATTACATACGAACTGCCAAATCAAGGTTCAAAAATTGATTTTGATGCCGAAAAGGGAAAATTAGTGAGCTATCTACGTGGTCATTTGCAAAATCATAAAATCACTATCGATGTGATTGTAAATGAGCAAATGGCTGTCCGAAAAGCCTACACAGATCAAGATCGCTACAATAGACTGCACGAAATTAATCCTGATATTGAGTTGCTTAAAAATACTTTTGGACTCTACTTTTAG
- the dnaX gene encoding DNA polymerase III subunit gamma/tau — MEQFVVSARKYRPQTFKDVVGQSAITNTLLNAIETNHLAQALLFTGPRGVGKTTCARILARKINQPGYDDPEEDFAFNVFELDAASNNSVDDIRSLIDQVRIPPQTGIYKVYIIDEVHMLSASAFNAFLKTLEEPPKHAIFILATTEKHKIIPTILSRCQIFDFKRITVKDAKEHLAEVADSQGVIYEEDALHIIAQKADGAMRDALSIFDRVVSFCGKNLTRQAVTENLNVLDYETYLNMTNLILKNKIPDLLIAYNEVLSKGFDGHHFISGLASHFRDLLMSQTPSTIALIEAGDQTKRAYFEQSKKASADFLMKGIAMANECDLKYKVSQNQRLLVELCLMQLASITFDGEKKKLMAT; from the coding sequence ATGGAACAATTCGTCGTATCTGCCCGAAAATATAGACCCCAAACATTCAAGGATGTTGTTGGTCAATCTGCCATTACAAATACATTGCTAAACGCTATTGAGACAAATCATTTGGCGCAAGCATTGCTTTTCACAGGACCTAGAGGTGTTGGAAAGACAACATGTGCTAGAATTTTGGCGCGTAAAATTAATCAACCGGGATATGATGATCCTGAAGAAGATTTCGCATTTAATGTTTTTGAACTTGATGCTGCTTCCAATAACTCTGTAGATGATATCAGAAGTCTGATTGACCAAGTTAGAATCCCACCACAAACAGGAATCTATAAAGTTTATATCATTGACGAGGTTCACATGCTATCGGCAAGTGCGTTTAATGCATTTTTGAAGACATTAGAAGAACCGCCAAAACACGCAATATTTATTCTCGCGACTACTGAGAAACACAAAATAATTCCGACAATATTATCTCGATGTCAGATTTTCGATTTCAAAAGAATTACCGTTAAGGATGCAAAAGAGCACTTGGCAGAAGTTGCAGACAGTCAGGGCGTGATTTACGAAGAAGATGCATTGCATATTATCGCTCAAAAAGCGGATGGTGCCATGCGCGACGCGTTATCAATTTTTGATAGAGTTGTGTCCTTTTGCGGAAAGAATCTTACTCGCCAAGCGGTAACTGAGAATTTAAATGTTCTCGATTATGAGACGTACTTGAATATGACCAATCTTATTTTGAAGAATAAGATTCCAGATCTGCTAATTGCTTACAACGAGGTGCTTAGCAAAGGATTTGATGGCCACCACTTTATCTCGGGCTTAGCATCGCATTTTAGAGATTTACTTATGTCGCAAACTCCCTCAACTATTGCCCTTATAGAAGCAGGCGACCAAACTAAAAGAGCATATTTTGAGCAATCGAAAAAAGCCTCTGCGGATTTTCTTATGAAAGGAATTGCGATGGCAAATGAATGCGATTTAAAGTATAAAGTCAGTCAAAATCAACGATTGCTGGTCGAATTATGTTTGATGCAGCTTGCCTCTATCACATTTGATGGAGAAAAAAAAAAGTTGATGGCTACATAA